In Phaseolus vulgaris cultivar G19833 chromosome 10, P. vulgaris v2.0, whole genome shotgun sequence, a single genomic region encodes these proteins:
- the LOC137816615 gene encoding secreted RxLR effector protein 78-like: MRKKMLTRQRKSKLQPKWDGPFQVSEMINDNAYKIDHPGDEALDLTSSLFQEGGNDADILQGRGLMDSVLVANEVLEEVKRKKKSCVVFKVDYEKAYNSVKWEFMYYMLARLGFCDKLILWIKAFLESATVSVLINGSPTKESSPLKGLRQGDPLTPFLFLIVPPWRSDAMTWHPGTV; encoded by the exons ATGAGGAAAAAAATGTTAACTAGACAAAGAAAATCCAAGCTTCAACCTAAATGGGATGGACCTTTTCAAGTGTCAGAAATgattaatgacaatgcctaCAAGATTGATCATCCAG GTGATGAAGCTTTGGATTTAACTTCAAGtctttttcaagagggagggaatGATGCAGACATCCTCCAAG GTAGGGGATTAATGGATAGTGTCCTTGTGGCTAATGAGGTATTAGAGGAAgtaaagaggaagaagaagtctTGCGTAGTTTTTAAGGTGGACTACGAGAAGGCATACAATTCAGTGAAGTGGGAGTTTATGTATTACATGTTAGCCAGGTTGGGATTTTGTGATAAGTTGATCCTGTGGATTAAAGCTTTTTTGGAATCTGCAACTGTTTCTGTTCTTATTAATGGGAGCCCAACTAAGGAATCCTCTCCTCTAAAGGGCTTGAGGCAAGGTGATCCTCTTACtccatttttgtttcttattgtaccgccctggaggtcggatgcgatgacgtggcatcctggtACAGTATAG
- the LOC137816623 gene encoding uncharacterized protein, whose protein sequence is MAESDHSRLEDAIRVELRGARKEASNLRQKLHLLAQEKIELESKLVPYRLKVANLEASIKADATKVENLEKRSADREVLLGKVKNERDDSMAELAKAQEESKKTAAELAQARDEGKKVAKDLAQARLETEELKKQADELKQQTEKLEQQTEELGQSSAQVLAAGFDAALEQIACQYPELDLSMV, encoded by the coding sequence ATGGCAGAAAGCGATCactcaaggctggaggacgccatTAGAGTTGAGCTGAGGGgcgcacgcaaggaggcctccaatctgcgccagaaactgcacctcctagctcaagagaaaatcgagctggagagtaagctggttccctacaggctcaaggtggccaacttggaggcatcaatAAAAGCGGATGCAACCAAGGTGGAGAACCTTGAGAAAAGGTCGGCTGATCGGGAGGTACTCCTGGGAAAGGTCAAGAATGAAAGGGACGACTccatggctgagctcgccaaGGCTCAAGAGGAAAGCAAGAAAactgctgcagagctggcccaggcgcgggacgAAGGAAAAAAGGTTGCTAAAGACCTTGCTCAAGCTCGCTTggaaactgaagaactgaagaaacaAGCTGACGAACTGAAGCAACAAACTGAAAAGCTCGAGCAACAAACCGAAGAGCTCGGgcaaagctccgcccaagtccttgccgccgggttcgacgccgccctggagcaaatcgcttgccagtaccccgagctcgacctctccatggtgtag